The window CGGTGTGTGTGCCGACGGTCAGTGCTGCTCGCCACGCCGCACACGCACTGTACCCGTGAGCTTTGTCTGCCCGGACGGCGAGCGTTTCCAGAGATCAGCCATGTTTATCCAGTCGTGTAAATGCAGCGATGACTGCGGCCACCTTAATGACGTGGCCCTCCCTCCACAGCAGTGGATGTACGGAGATACACACAAGTACATAGACTGAGgagcatttttatttaattttaatatgaTGAGGTCAACTTTGTTGACGCTTCAAGACTAGGGGCCATTTTTCCCCATCTGGCTCCAAATGAGGGAAGGCCACAGGCACCCACCTGTCAAACAGCAAGGAGGACAGGCCACCTTTGTTTGATCATCATCATAAAAGCAACCCTACTTGTGATATTGTGTGACAGGAGTGGATTGTACACTTGCACGCTCCTAATCAAACAGACGTGGGACTGAAATTAGAGCCCTGAAGCAACCCTGGACTTTTCAACTCTGGACTGACTGCTGGTTTGAGTGTGGATGAATTTTTTGAGGCCCTCAGACCAGCCTAAGAGAGGAAATGCTACAAGAGCAACACAGCACTTTGTTTTTGCACAGACACTACTATGACAGCAGTGCTTAAGGGTCACCTCACCTGCAACAATAGCCTCAAATACTGTGATTTTGGATGACTCCTtatcccacaatgcactgtAGCTACTCAGTGAcaagcaaaatatttttttgcagCTTTATCTAGAAAGATGTggactttattaaaaaatatatatataaaatcagcACAGCATGTTATGTACCAACTGTTTTTTTGGCACGTTGACATGAATTTATTCAATTATGACACAGTCATAATGATAAGGAACACTATCTGGAACTGACACAAGCGTTAAACTAGGACTGGACCAATTTCTTGTTTGTGCATTACATGCAGCTTAGAAAAATGTCTTACACAATCATGAACATTTTTGGATCACACTGTATTCTGTAAATATATTTTCCTTTATTTGGATCCATGTTTCTATTGTCAcattaatatactgtacttcCATGGATGAAGACACTACAGTTTAGCAGTCGCACGTTTACGTTGGTCCATCAATGAGAAAACTGGCTGCTGAGCTCAAGGTTTTACTTTAATTCAACATTTGGTTCAAAGTAGCCAAATGTTTGAATACATAGCCACAGTTTTCTCAAACTATGATATAGCTCCCTCTGCTTGTGATAATAACTACAACAGTTTGTATTTTAGGATACTGTGGTAGTGTAACTATGTTCATTGTAACAtctgaaaaacgttaaaaatgtgcaaaaattAAACACcattaaagtataaaaagttTATTTCTTCAACCAAAAACGATATATCCATGTTTCAACAAGGAAAAACACTAAAAGAAGCACCCTGCAAAgacataaaattaaaatgtgtttcagcATTATGAATTTGCTGAACTTATGGAAGGgggaatttaaaataaatgctggaggtgggttttttttgtttttttttcccctccaccaAAATACAGCAACACCAAGGATCACACACACGATCTTCACTGGAAAGACATTTCAGGTTCATCTTGACTGTTCAActgcaaagagaaaaaaaataagtttaagATGTGTGggccagaaaaaaagaaaaggaaaaagtgtTATTCTATTTGTAGGCCTGTGTACATTTATACACAGGTTTACAAataggatttagctccaacgtTTTCTCACTAGTTACAGCAGAGCCAATAATTGTTACGCATCCACCATGTTAAAAGTGAAGAAATtatgtataaatgtgtaaaCACAAATGGGTCccgcaaaacaaaaaagtcaacaTATATCAACATGACTTTGCATAACTATACTTTAAGCCAAGCGGCGTGTTATctgtacacattttaaactaTCCACGTGTATGTCTACGCTCTATACAGCGGACGTAATCATACACGTCACTTGGCGTGTTATCACCACTTGGCATGTTGTCGCGAGAAAACCGTGTGAGCAACAAGAGAACTTACTGTAGGAGGAGATATCGATCTCCTCTGGTAGCTCCGCTACGTTGACCTCAAAGCGGTCTTGGACATCGTTCAGGGTCTTGGCGTCATCCTCGTCAGACACAAAGGTGACAGCCAGGCCTTTGGTCCCAAACCTGCCAGCACGGGCAACCTGAGGTACAGAGAACAAGTTAGGGTCTGCAACAACGGGCTCTgctcaaagaaaaaacaagaatgcTACCAATGTTCTATAATCAGGAAAGGGGGCTTAGAATCAGACAAAGGttacttttttataaattattatttctgaCTAGTATTAATTTCTGAACATTCTAAATTACAATTCACTGATTATAAAACGTTGATTAAAACCAACTCCACAGGTTCCTGTGAATTTTTAAAGATAAAGATTTTTCATTGTAAGATATGCATATAGAAAACAAAATTATATAGTATAGCTGGACTGACTCTGTGAAGGTATGTGTCAGAATCCTCTGGCATGTCGTAGTTGAAGACAATGTTGACTCGCTCAATGTCCATGCCTCGGCCAAACAGGTTGGTGGCAACCAGGATTCGCCGTTGAAAGTCTTTGAATTGCTGGTATCGGGATAACCTGAGGGGCGagggatgagcaagtacagaAACAGGTAAGATAATATTCCAAAGTGAGACTGAGcaccaaaacaaattacagTACAGTGATGTTAATGGGATTATTTCATGTTCAGGATAACAAAATTAGGAAAGCTGCTGGTGAATTCAATGTATGAACAAAACGACTAGAATCAAAAAGGCACCTACCGCTCCTCCTGCGCCATGCCCCTGTGGATGGCGATGGCAGGGAAGTTCTGCTCCACCAGCAGCTGGGACAGAGCCACACAGCGTTGCACTGACTTAACAAAGATGACCACCTAAAAAAGGAACCAAAATTTGATACAGACAAGCAACATGAACATCTCCCTGTAGAGGATGAGAAGCATGAACTTTAAAATTATTAGTAAAAGAACAAGGTTGCAAATGTGTTAATAAGTAAgccattaaatgtaaatattaccATAAATTTGTACATAACTGATTCTGAAGTAGTATCTCCTTAAATGAGTGCAGTTATACCTGGTTGAACTCTAAGACGTCGAGCAGGTCAAAGAGCTTTCGGTTTTTCTCGCTGTCCTTCAACTTGCAGTAATACTGCTGTAAGCCATGGAGTGTCAGCTTGGTCTCATCATCCACAAACACTTCCATGGGCTACACAATAAGAGAATAGAGTCAAATGTTAGCCTGACACAAAACGTCTACAACTCCATACAATTTTCTGATCTTTCACCAATTGTTTGACAAATGAAACAGGCGTAGGGGCTCACTAAGAGCCAGGAGGACCGAAAAGCAAAAGAGCCAATTTGGCAATATTATGTATTTTATCCCAATGCTAATTGGGAACCTGATAATGTTAATGAGGCAATCTGTAAACTTTAACTCAAGTGGCTGCCTCGCAAATGGAACACATGCTCCACGGCCAAAGTTTGAGGGTCACCGAATATCTTTTCTCTCAAGATGTCCGCGTAACCAGTAACACCGGTGTTGTAACGAGCAACAATCAGATGAATGAATTACTATTCCTGTTGTAGAAAGACGAACATAATTTATTctaataaaacttttttttttttacatatatccGAGTGGGTAGAATTGGAAACATTCGTAACTCTTAATGATAACTTACATCCTGCATGAACTTGCGGCAGACAGGGCGGACGTCTTTGCTTAGCGTTGCACTAAACATCATAACCTGTTTCTCATGGGGTGTCACCCTGAAGATTTCCTGGACATCACGCCTCATATctgtcagaaaaagaaaagaaaaattccCCCAAAGTCACACTAATTGCATTTCAATTATTCTGTGTATACAAAAGAACATTTGTAACCATTCTTATCATCTCTAAAGATAAAGTAGCAATTTCtcataataatttaaataaactaaattatacAATACTTCATTAACAATTAGATTACAGGAGAATTTTTCTTCCCACAACCTATTTTCACATTAAATGCACACTGACATGGCACTACCTAAGTGGGATATGAATTCACAGAATACTCAGAGTTAAAGGTTAGCCTCCCCTGTCTCACATACTGACCACAGTCCTTCACCAAAGCTACAAGTTTCTTAAAAGTCCACTATAAAAACACTTCTGTTCCTTTTACTCACCAAGCTGCTCCAGCATCCTATCGCACTCGTCAAGCACAAAGTGTTTGATGTTCTTCACATTGAGGGTCTTGTTGCGAATGAGGGCCAGGGTACGTCCTGGAGTTCCTACAACAATGTGAGGGCAGTTCTTCTTCAGGACGTCCTCGTCCTTCTTCATGGCCAGGCCACCAAAGAACACGGACACCTTTACAGTGGGCATGTACTTTGAGAAGCGCTCATACTCTTTGCTGATCTGGAAGGCCAACTCTCGCGTGTGGCACATTACAAGGACAGACACCTGGCACACAGGAAAGGAGGACATTAGTCTTTTTAACTTCTCAGTGTCTCTCCAAAATGACTGTACTCATGGTTCCATAAATGTAAGCAGCACATACCCCTATCAAGTTTGCGTTCCCAACTTTGTGTACGGCTATGGCATATGCAATTCTTAAACCAATTCAACGTTAAGTGCATATGCTTTAGGTCTGAGACCTAAGCACAGAATAGACGTCTACAACATCTAATAGCTACAAATGATAATCCAGAGGATAGATTTACATAATAGAATTGTAAACACTACCTAGGTATTGTACAAATATATAGGAGGCACAATAGCTTTAGTCGAGCAAAAGATGACAAACTCACCTGACCATCCACAGGTTCTATCTGTTGCAGCGTAGCCAGTACAAACACTGCCGTCTTTCCCATACCAGACTTGGCCTGACACAGGATGTCCATGCCTAGGATAGCTTGTGGAATACACTCATGTtggactgaaaataaaaaaaatgatttatgaaTTAAAAGGTGAATCTTTCTTATACATCTGCTGAATAATTTATAACAAANNNNNNNNNNTATAAGACAATCATTTATTACATCTGTAGCTTTAAAATAGGGATTATATACATAttgattttaactttaaacaatCTTCACCTTCTGAGGGATGCTCAAAACCACAGTCGACAATGGCACGGAGCAGCTCTGGTTTGAGGAGAAAGTCTCTGAAGCCTGAGCTGTGAATAGATACGTAGGACCCCTTCACTTCCTTCTTGTTTGCTGGGGTCCCACTCTCGGGGGCTCCCTGGggctcctcatcctcctcatagTCCAAAAGTTCATTGTCAACGTCGGTCTCAGCCATCTATGAGAACAGCATGTAAATCAGTTAGTTAGTTACCGGTAGTATATGTACAGAAGACACACCATTTGTTGTGTCAAAGTCCTTTTTAATGTGAAAGTAAATTTTTAGATTAAAGTTTCTATCTACTTACAATTCAAATAATACTTTTTACGTTAGATAATCAGATGTAATTCTTAAAACTAACATCTGGTAATGCTGCTATAGTATTGCTATTACTTAACTGATGTCCGAAATTGCCCATTACTATAAGTGCATCTAAGAATGGGTTATGGACTCTATAATAAAGAATGTGTCGATTAGCTTGATGCTATAACGATAGAGCACCGAAACCTAATCGGTTGTCTCGAAAATTAGCAAAGTTAGCAGGAGGATACTTTGGCTAACAGGCCGCAGCCACGGTTTGCATCAAAGTGAATGAACGAATTATTTGGAGGAGGAAGTTAACTAATCCGTTTATACAGTCTTAAGTGTTAAACATAAATGGGTCTGGTTTAATTTATTTACGGCGACTGCCGCTGTGACCCGGCACAAACAGCGATAACGTTAACATTACTCGTCCTTTCATTCAATTCGGCTAGTTAGCAAGCTAGCAGCAAACAATTGAACGTGACTCACGAAAATACTTGTACTTTTGACCAACATTAAAGCGTCGTTACGAGCTAACGTTTTTCACATGGTCTAAATTCTAAAACGCAGCATTGGTAGGAATATATTGTATAGCTAGTGGGCAAATGGTCAAAACAACTTAATACGCTTTAACtagctagatagctagctaACTCAAAACAAAGCTAATGTTAATGAGGCTAGCGTGTTTAAGCTAACGCTGCCAAAACAAATCTCAAACCCCTGTAGCTACTGCTACCGagtattttaaacatttctcaATTCATTAAATATAGATAAAATTTACACACTGGCGAGTTTGTTGTGAAAAGCACGAAGGTACTGCAATATTACCTTTTGTGATATGTTACGTCCCGCCGATGTCAAAGTGCGTGTGATACTACAGAGGATAGCAAGTATTCACAGCACGGCGAGCAGCAGTGACCACACACATGTAAGACGTGTTCAAATACACCACGAAAAATCGTCCACCCTCTATGCGGTTTGAACTTCTTTTTATACAGACTATCTGTGCCACAGACTTTATTATAGCCTGAACCGATGGCTGTGAACAGAACGTGTTAAGATGTTTTGCCCTATAACGACGTGGATCcagcaacattttattttatacatcTTGTGAGTGATGCGAGACAATGCCTTGACCTAGTAGGTTGTCAATTAAACTAACAAATACAAAACTAGACATGATTGAATACATTATGTTAACTCCAAAATGGCAGGGCTTTTGGGTTTTCCACAACGTAAACTGACCCATGGGCAAATTTGAAGTCATTAATTCCTGTTATCCCGCTATTTGACTGTTCAAATAGTCCGGTCGGAATTGCCTATTTCACTATTACGTTATATGCAATAACACCTGAAGGCATCTGTCACTCGACCTCAGCGCCTGTACAAAAAGAACGGCGACCTCCACTATTCCAAGGCTGGAATCAGCAGGATCAGAGCTGTATATTTAATTAACAATTATTATGCCTTATTATTTCTGTAAAATGATATGTCATAATACGTTCATGGTGGCCGTTTTTATAATATAGTACCATGACAATTTCTCATGTGATCGGAATTATTATGAAAGTAGGCTATTGTGCATGACAATTTAAGCTAATAGCCTAATTGTCAATCAGTAGGTAGTCCATCTATATTTCCTACGCAGCATTGAGCATTTATCGCAAGAGCCCAAATTACTGGGAGCTGCAGTATCCATTTTCTCCACTTGATGGCAATAAAGTAAAGACATTTGGCAAGATGACAGAAGGCTTTCCATGTAGCCTTCTTCAAAGTGTGCTCGTTTGTTAAATACAATTAAGGCTGAGAACATCCTCCAAGGCCTGCTATGGTAAACAGCATCGGTATAGCGATCTACTCTAATATAATCTAATTCTAAAANNNNNNNNNNATTAAAAAGACTGGATATGAGTATGACTTTCCCAAATTTGGAGACTATAAATGAAAATAAGGATCTGAATTCCATGCCCAGGCTTAAAGTTTAAGGTCTCTTGGAACACTGATGTAATACCCCTACCCCTTTGGAGTCTAACAGTCTGACAAGTCCTATTCATCATTTTGTCCAATACATTTTACTTCCGTTTTTAAGTTCCCAGTCATTACCTAGTTTTCTTAAATTATGTATCTCTGTCAATCTACAATGTTTGCACAATTTATTTCTGTCATGCTCTGTGACCCTCATGCTTCTCTTCTCTAACAGCATCCTGTTGTTGAATCTCAGGTTGAGAACACTTCTGGTTATTCCACTGTAGGCCTATGGGTTGTCTGCAGCACCTTATCTCCTGCAGTCAAATTATTTCCTAGCTCTTACATTAATGCAGTATAATTAGATGTGTTACTAGCAGCACTGATATTGAGGTTGCACTAGCAGGTTTTTCTGTGATAGTTCTTTTATAGGAAATGGCCTGGGCCAAAGATCCCAGGCAAAGAAGTGATGACAGCGGCTGTGGTGTTTTCCTGCTTTTAAGGttgctttaacaaaaaaagcttgaaaagaacataaatacatatgtgATAGCCTTTTTCTTTACCTCATGCATGTCATGTCTGATCTTGCTTAATATGAGTGAAATAGGCctatgttttacacatttggTCCAGGAGTTGAGTGGATAACATTGGTCAATTGTTTAAGCTTAAAGGAACACAcagacttattgggactttagcttattcactgtATCCTCCAAAGTTAGACAAGttgatacatacccttctcaccTCGTGCGTGCTGTGactctgtctgacgcccccagcattagctCAGCCTAGCAAAGAccctgcaggtaactggttccaactagctaccGCTtcaaataagtgacaaaataacgccaccatggtcctatttacatgttgggaTTTGTAAagtcacagggtgtacaaaGAACAAGGTcccatgagacacagccatattcTAACCGCATGCTAACTGGAAGGGTATGTATcaacttatctaactctgggggatacagtaaagtcccaataagttggtGCGTTCCTTTAAGTCTACTCCAAATTCAGTGTTGTAGGCATAGTGGGCTGTAAAGAATGAACACAAATAGAGacaaaagatgaagaaaaatgtaataatgcATTAAcaatggtggaatgtaactgtaCATTTGCATAATGTACTTACTTCAAGTGCATTTAGtacaacttcaactttatttgtgtCCCCAAAGGGAGATTGGGTGTGCAGCAGGTccaaaacacataaaagacataaaTATACAGGTATGAGGTAACGGTAACATTCTTACTTGACTATATTTCCACGTAATGCCACTTCACAggctacttctactccactagtTAGAGGGAAACTCTGTTCTTCTTACCCCACTaaatttacaaattaagatttagATCAAGATGTAATGACCCAACACGTTATACCATAGGGTAGTTAAATACTACTACTTATacatcaattaattaattagcataaatcaacaaataatctaATAGGCctaatacatttttacttgtgACACTCTAAGTGCATTTCACTGATAATACATTAGTAGGCTACTTCCTTCCTTCACCACTGGGCTGTGCACGAAACCTGCTGCCAATCTCAGGACAAGGTCAGTTTTTACAGAACAGGTAGCCTATTTCTTCTTTTGGTTGTTGTCGAAATCAGTGAAATGAAAACGAagttaattttgttttaaagaaacagCACTGAAAATAGCCAGTACAAATACAGGCACTTGTAGTTATGACCATACTGCTATGGGTTGTTATGAAATAATCACTTAGGGAGCCAAGACTGAAACTATTACATgtaacattttgtcacataatTAATCGTTTAGTTGCCATACATGGGAAATTCTTTAAAACCGACACCGCCGTATGACACCTGCGTGCCCCATCTTCCTGCATGATACAGCTCTACCCTAATTGGCTATCATTTCTGTCCTTCCAAAGAAATCTCGCAGTCTGAACAAGTCATTGGTTCGTGACATGCCAATCACATCTTATGCTGTCACCTGATTGGTGCGCCCCACCTCGTGCCCAACAGAAGGCATAGGACGCCAGTCACTGTGTGATTTACTCGTAATGATTGATGCTGCCGTTTATACCATATCCCCGTTACACCGCAGGCTACATAGCACGGCAGTCGTGGTTATTTTAGTAGACCTCTACAGGAATATGTTTTCCCTCTAAATTCAGTTAACACACGAGCCTCTCCGCGCGCAGAGGCGACGCGGCGCTGCCTCCCGGTTGAACGGCGGCAGGACGATGGCACTGCGTTGGACGgtctctctgtatctgtcctcGGTGGTCCATTACGAGTTTAATTAGCTGATAACGTTAACATACGTTTGACATTTAAGACGGACGGATGTGGGAACAACGATAAACGCACCGCTCTGATTATGGAAAAGGAGTCCAGGTAGGCATTTAccgttttatttgtttatttgaggtgtttattttttaatgtaatacaAATATTATCGCCTGGAACCTATTTACTGGCCCAATTGCTTACTAATTTGCATACAATCAACGTGAAAACTATACAGGCCCACATTGCAAAAACATTATCGGTCCCTGTTGTTGAAGCCCCATCAGCATCAGCTTCATCCGTCTTCTCATTTGTCTCAGTGAAAAATTCCACTGTACGGCATGCCAACGGAGACACGGCCCATTCATTAGCCCATAAACCATTTGTATTGCTAAGGAATAGCATGCTCTCTGACTCCTCATTTTAAATGTCGTTTCACAATCGTATTGTTGTGGGAAGCCGGGCCATTAGATGCGGCAAAGAGGGGGATGATGTGTCATTTTGGCCACAGATGTTGATCCAGCCGAGACATGAGTCGACTGCAGAGCATGTAGGCCTGTTGTTCAGGCATCCTCAAGCAACAGCAGGCCGGGATAATGAGCTGTCATGTCCAAACAACCTAGTCAATAGGATTATAGGCTCTTTA of the Etheostoma spectabile isolate EspeVRDwgs_2016 chromosome 2, UIUC_Espe_1.0, whole genome shotgun sequence genome contains:
- the LOC116703605 gene encoding ATP-dependent RNA helicase DDX39A, producing MAETDVDNELLDYEEDEEPQGAPESGTPANKKEVKGSYVSIHSSGFRDFLLKPELLRAIVDCGFEHPSEVQHECIPQAILGMDILCQAKSGMGKTAVFVLATLQQIEPVDGQVSVLVMCHTRELAFQISKEYERFSKYMPTVKVSVFFGGLAMKKDEDVLKKNCPHIVVGTPGRTLALIRNKTLNVKNIKHFVLDECDRMLEQLDMRRDVQEIFRVTPHEKQVMMFSATLSKDVRPVCRKFMQDPMEVFVDDETKLTLHGLQQYYCKLKDSEKNRKLFDLLDVLEFNQVVIFVKSVQRCVALSQLLVEQNFPAIAIHRGMAQEERLSRYQQFKDFQRRILVATNLFGRGMDIERVNIVFNYDMPEDSDTYLHRVARAGRFGTKGLAVTFVSDEDDAKTLNDVQDRFEVNVAELPEEIDISSYIEQSR